The following proteins come from a genomic window of Pyxidicoccus sp. MSG2:
- a CDS encoding cytochrome c oxidase assembly factor Coa1 family protein, protein MPRLRRDSAWTSWLFAGALVLGGLGCFSGGVAWALRSIYRGMEQELRRDDVHRLALRTAEASPRATELLGAPLTISTLTLRAHGTTPEAGLVDFDLDVQGPRGHGVLQAQVAYTPRVWTLRRLVLRPEGGTDVELPAGDSTPARPPD, encoded by the coding sequence ATGCCCCGCCTCCGCCGTGACAGCGCCTGGACGAGCTGGCTCTTCGCCGGTGCCCTGGTGCTCGGCGGACTCGGGTGCTTCTCCGGGGGTGTGGCCTGGGCGCTGCGCTCCATCTACCGGGGCATGGAGCAGGAGTTGCGGCGGGACGACGTCCACCGGCTCGCCCTGCGCACGGCGGAGGCATCACCGCGCGCCACGGAGCTGCTGGGCGCGCCGCTGACCATCAGCACGCTCACGCTGCGCGCGCACGGCACCACGCCGGAGGCGGGGCTGGTGGACTTCGACCTGGACGTGCAGGGCCCGCGAGGCCACGGCGTGCTCCAGGCCCAGGTGGCCTACACGCCACGGGTGTGGACGCTGCGCCGGCTGGTCCTCCGTCCGGAGGGCGGCACCGACGTGGAGCTTCCCGCGGGCGACAGCACGCCCGCACGCCCTCCGGACTGA